A window of Microbacterium hominis genomic DNA:
GTGCACCTTAGCGAGAGACGGATACGGGCCGGAAGAAGCGCGGCCGGGCGGATCATGATCCGTCCGGCCGCGCTGTGTGCGTCGCGCTTACGGCGAAGCGGGCGAGGTCACCTCGAGCTCGCCGGAGATGATCTGCTCCTGGAGTGCGGCCAGCTCGTCGAGCAGGCCCTCGGGCAGCTGCGACTCGAAGTCGTGGAACGACGACAGGCCCACGCCCTCGTTCTCCAGCGTGCCCACGTAGGGGGTCACGTCGAAGTCGCCGGTGGCGGCCTGCATGGTGGCGTCGAACACGGCCGAGTCGATGCGCTTCATGATCGAGACGAGCAGGATGTCGGCGACCGAGGTGTCGACCTCGGCGAGGTCGGAGTCCACACCGAGCATCAGCGTCGAGGCGCCGCTGTCGGCGATCGCGTCACGGGCCGACTGGTAGATCGGGCCGCCGACGGGCAGGATCACGTCGACGCCCTGGTCGAGGATGCCCTGCGCGGTCTGCTTGGCGGTGTCGTTCGCGGCGAAGCCACCGGTCATCGAGCCGTCCTGGGCGTCGACGTCCCAGCCGAGGGTCTCGACGGAGGCGCCCTTGTCCTCGTTGTACTTCTCGACGCCCTCGACGAAGCCGTCCATGAAGATCGTGACGGGCGGGATCGGGATGCCGCCGAAGGTGCCGACCTTGTTCACACCGGTCTCCGCCGACCACGCCGCCGCGGCGTAGCCGCCGAGGTACGCGGCCTGCACGGTGTCGAACTGCAGCGGCTTGATGTTCGGGGCATCGGGTGCGCCGTCGCCGTCGGCGTCGGCCAGGTCGTCGATGATCGCGTAGTCGATGTCGGGGTTGGCCGTGGCCGAGGCGATGGTGTCCGCCGACAGCTTGAAGCCGACCGAGACGATGAACGTGCAGCCCTCGGCGATCAGGTTCTCGAGGTTCGGCGCGTAGTCGTTGGCCGAGCTGGACTCGACCTCGATGGGCTCCACGCCCAGCTCCTCCGCCGCGCGCTCCATGCCCTCGAGCGCCGACTGGTTGAACGACTTGTCGTTGAAGCCGCCGTCGTCGGAGACGAGGCAGGGGGTGAACCCTTCGATGGGCTCGGCGCCTGCGGATTCGGACGGGGTCGCCTCGGGTGCCGAGCCACAACCGGCAAGGGCGAGCAGAAGGCCCGCGGCGGCGGTCACGCCGACGAGCTTCTTGGTGCGAGAGATGGTCAACTCGGCCTCCACTGTGTCGCCCCGCGTCTCTCACGGGGACTGTACGAAGTTACCTACTGTGACGGGCGGGTTGCGTGCACGCGGGCCCGTCGAGCGCGAATGGTTACAAAGACGCAACTTCCCGATACGCGCCCGTAAGGAACGCCCGGTCAGAGCACGTCGCCGCGACCGGTCAGCTTGAGGGCGTCGACGACGCCCTTCACCCGCTGCGCGTGCTCCGACGTGGTCACCAGCAGCGCGTCGGGGGTGTCCACGACGACGATGTCCCGCACCCCGACGAGGCTGATCACCCGCTGCGTCTGGCTCACCACGATTCCGCTGGCGGCATCGGAGAGGATGCGGGCGTTCTCGCCGAGGATGGCGAGGTCGTTCTTGCGGCCGTGGGAGTTGAGCTTGGCCAGGCTCGCGAAGTCGCCGACGTCGTCCCAGTCGAAGTGCCCCGGGATCACGGCCAGCCGACCCTTCTCGGCGGCGGGCTCGGCGACCGAGTAGTCGATCGCGATCTTCTTGAGGGTCGGCCAGACGCGGTCGACCACGGGCCCGCGTGCGTCGCGATCGTCCCAGGCTTCGGCGAGCTCGAGCAGGCCCGCGTGCAGCTCCGGCTCCTGCTGCGCGATCTCGGCCAGAAGCACGTCGGCCCGCGAGATGAACATGCCCGCGTTCCACAGGTACGAGCGGTCCGCGAAGTACTCCTTCGCCGTCTCCAGATCGGGCTTCTCGACGAACCGCTCCACCGTCGCCGCCTCGGGGGCGCCGTCGACGATCAGCTCCCCGGCCTTCTTGATGTAGCCGAATCCGACGGAGGGCTCGGTGGGCGGGATGCCGATCGTGCAGATGTAGCCCTCGCGTGCGACGGCGATCGCCTGGCGGACCGCCCAGTCGAACAGGTGCGGAACCCGGATCACGTGGTCGGCGGCGAACGAGCCGATGATGACGCCCGGCTCGCGTCGGGCGAGGATCGCCGCGGCGAGCCCGATCGCGGCGGTCGAGTCGCGCGGCTCCGACTCCAGGAACACGTTCGGGTCGGGGATGCCGGGCAGCTCGCGCTCCACGGCGGCACGGTGCGCGCGCCCGGTGACCACCGCGATCCGGTCCGGGCCCGCCAGCGGCTCGAGGCGGTCCCACGTGTCGCGCAGCAGCGTCTGCCCCGAGCCGGTCAGGTCGTGCAGGAACTTCGGCGCGTCCGCGCGGGACAGCGGCCACAGGCGGCTTCCGATCCCTCCGGCGGGGATCACGGCGTAGAAGTCCTCGATCGGCTCAGGCATGGCACCAGGCTAGCCGTCGCCGGCCGCCTCGCTTCACGGGGATCCGGGCACCGGTCGCGCGGAGCACGACCGGTGGGCGCCGCAAGAACCGCGGTTCTTGACTCACCGGAAGATCCCGAGGGGAACGGGACCGATAAGGGTCGCCTTCGTCGCCGGGCGCTCAGAGCGGGGAATAGGATGAAGAAAGCGTCCGCGCGACGCCGTCGATCCGCCCCCAGACGGATCGACCTCGGGGCCTCGAGTCGCCCCACCACGTTTTCGATCCAGGGAGGACGGCCGTGTCTGCTCCAGCGCGCGTCACACCGTCGGTATCCGAGACCACTTCCCGCACCCCCCGAGGCACGCTGTATCGCGGCAACGAGGGCATGTGGTCGTGGGTTCTGCACCGCATCACCGGCATCGCGATCTTCTTCTTCCTTCTCGTGCATGTGCTCGACACGGCGCTCATCCGGGTCTCCCCCGAGGCGTACGACGCGGTCATCGGCACCTACAAGAACCCGATCATGGGGATCGGCGAGGTCGCCCTCGTCGGGGCGATCGCGTACCACGCCTACAACGGCCTGCGCATCATCCTCGTGGACTTCTGGTCCTGGGCCACGCGACACCAGCGTCAGCTGTGGTGGGGCGTGCTGGGCCTGTGGGTGGTGACGATGCTGGGCTTCACCCCGCGTCACCTCATCAACGTGTTCTCGCAGATCGGAGGGGGCCACTGATGTCCCAGGCCATCGCCGACCCGCGCGCCCCCCAGCGGACCGTGCGCCGCTCGGGTCCGAACCTCGAGAAGTGGGGCTGGATCTACATGCGCGCCTCGGGCGTGCTGCTGATCGTGCTGATCTTCGGACACCTGTTCGTCAACCTGATGGTGGGCGAAGGCATCCACGGGATCGACTTCGCCTTCGTGGCCGGCAAGCTCGCCTCGCCGTTCTGGCAGTGGTGGGACGTGCTGATGCTGTGGCTGGCGCTCATCCACGGTGCGAACGGCATGCGCACGATCGTCAACGACTACGTCACCCACGAGGGCACGCGCAAGGTGCTCGTGTGGGCGCTGTGGCTGTCGGCCGGATTCCTGATCCTGCTCGGCACCCTCGTGGTCTTCACCTTCGACCCGTGCATCCCGAACCTGTCCGACGGCAGCATCCTCACCGAGATCTGCAGCGCCGCCTGAGCGCTCCCGACGAGCAAGAGACAACCCGAGGCATTTCACACGTGAGCACCCAGACTGCAGACAGCTACGTCAAGGACGGCGTCCACTACCACCAGTTCGACATCGTGATCGTCGGCGCCGGCGGCGCCGGCATGCGCGCGGCCATCGAGGCCGGTCCCGGCGCGAAGACCGCCGTGATCAGCAAGCTCTACCCGACCCGCTCGCACACCGGTGCCGCGCAGGGCGGGATGGCGGCGGCCCTGGCCAACGTCGAAGAGGACTCGTGGGAGTGGCACACTTTCGACACCGTCAAGGGCGGCGACTACCTCGTCGACCAGGACGCCGCCGAGATCCTCGCCAAGGAGGCCATCGACGCGGTCATCGACCTCGAGAACATGGGCCTGCCCTTCAACCGCACGCCCGAGGGCAAGATCGACCAGCGCCGCTTCGGCGGGCACACCGCCGACCACGGCAAGACCCCGGTGCGCCGCGCCTGCTACGCCGCCGACCGCACCGGCCACATGATCCTGCAGACGCTGTTCCAGAACTGCGTCAAGCTCGGCATCAACTTCTTCAACGAGTTCTACGTGCTCGACCTCATCACGGTGAAGAAGGACGACGGCACCACCGAGATCGCCGGCGTCGTCGCGTACGAGCTCGCCACGGGCGAACTGCACGTCTTCCACTCGAAGGCCGTCATCTTCGCCACCGGCGGCTTCGGAAAGATCTTCAAGACGACCTCGAACGCCCACACCCTCACCGGTGACGGCGTCGGGATCATCTGGCGCAAGGGCCTGCCCCTGGAGGACATGGAGTTCTTCCAGTTCCATCCGACCGGCCTCGCCGGGCTCGGCATCCTCCTCACCGAGGGGGCCCGCGGCGAGGGCGCGATCCTCCGCAACGTCAGCGGCGAGCGGTTCATGGAGCGCTACGCCCCCACCATCAAGGACCTCGCGCCGCGCGACATCGTCAGCCGCTGCATGGTCCAGGAGGTGGCCGAGGGCCGCGGCGCCGGGCCTCACCGCGACTACGTGCTCCTGGACTGCACGCACCTGGGCGCCGAGGTGCTCGAGACCAAGCTCCCCGACATCACGGAGTTCGCCCGCACCTACCTCGGGGTCGACCCCGTGGTCGAGCCGGTGCCGGTCATGCCGACCGCCCACTACGCGATGGGCGGCATCCCGACCAACAACGACGCCCAGGTGCTCAGCGACAACACCACGGTGGTGCCCGGCCTGTACGCCGCCGGCGAGTGCGCGTGCGTCTCGGTGCACGGCTCCAACCGCCTCGGCACCAACTCCCTCCTCGACATCAACGTCTTCGGCAAGCGCGCCGGTCGCAACGCGGTGCAGTACGTGCAGACAGCCGACTTCGTGCCGCTGCCCGAGGACCCGGCCGCCGAGGTGCGGGGTCTGATCGAGGGGCTGCGCGCCAACCAGGGCACCGAGCGCATCGCGGTCCTGCGCAAGAAGCTGCAGGACGAGATGGACCGCAAGGCCCAGGTGTTCCGCACCGAGGAGTCGCTGGGCGAGGTGCTCGAGGTGATCGAGGAGCTGCGCGAGCGGTACAAGAACATCCACGTCGACGACAAGGGCAAGCGGTTCAACACCGACCTGCTCGAGGCCGTCGAGCTGGGCTTCCTCCTCGACATCGCCGAGGTCGTCGTCGTCACCGCCAGGAACCGCAAGGAGAGCCGCGGCGGCCACATGCGCGACGACTTCCCCAAGCGCGACGACGAGAACTACATGCAGCACACGATGGCGTACCTGTCGGGCGATGCCGGATCGGCCAACGCCGATGACCACATCCGCCTGGATTGGAAGCCCGTCGTCGTGACCCGCTACCAGCCGATGGAGAGGAAGTACTGATGTCGACGACGCTCGTCGAAACCGACGCACCCGTCGAGACCGAGACTGCGGCCGACACCGGCATCCAGTCCTTCCTCGTGACCTTCATCATCCGTCGCTTCGACCCCGAGGTGGACGAGGAGCCGCGCTGGGTGGACTACGACGTCGAGCTGTTCTCCACCGACCGCGTGCTCGACGCGCTGCACAAGATCAAGTGGGAGGTCGACGGGTCGCTGACGTTCCGACGCTCCTGCGCGCACGGCATCTGCGGATCCGACGCGATGCGCATCAACGGCCGCAACCGGCTCGCGTGCAAGACGCTGATCAAGGACCTCGACATCTCGCAGCCGATCTACGTCGAGGCGATCAAGGGCCTGCCGCTGGAGAAGGACCTCGTCGTCGACATGGAGCCCTTCTTCGCGTCGTACCGCGAGGTGCAGCCGTTCCTCATCGCGAACTCGAAGCCCGAGCCCGGCAAGGAGCGCGTGCAGTCGATCGTGGACCGCGAGGTCTTCGACGACACGACCAAGTGCATCCTGTGCGCGGCGTGCACCTCGTCGTGCCCCGTGTTCTGGACCGACGGCCAGTACTTCGGCCCGGCCGCGATCGTCAACGCGCACCGCTTCATCTTCGACTCGCGCGACGATGCGGGCGACGTGCGCCTGGACATCCTCAACGACAAGGAGGGCGTGTGGCGCTGCCGCACGACCTTCAACTGCACCGAGGCGTGCCCGCGCGGCATCGAGGTGACCAAGGCGATCGCAGAGGTCAAGCAGGCGGTCCTGAGCGGGCGCTCCTAGCCCTCCATGACGCAGGCCCGGCGCGACGACGCGCTCACCGCGCACCCGCCGCGCTCCCGCACGCGTGCCGCCGTCACCGCGGCGTACGCCGCCCAGGGCCTCGGCTACGCGGTGATCGTCACGTCGCTGCCCGCCCTGAAGGCGCGCCAGGACGTCGACGACACCGTCGTGTCTCTGATCGTGCTGGGCGTGGCCCTCGCCGCCGCCGGCGGATCGCTGGTCGCCAACGCCCTGGCCGTGCGCTTCAGCAGTCGGGTCGGGCTGGTCACGGGGCTGGCGCTGCAGGGCGCCGCCCTGCCGCTGATCGCCGTTCCGCTCCCCTTCCCGCTCTTCGCCGCGGCGTTCGCACTGTTCGGGGTGGGACTCGGGTGCGTCGACGCCGCGGTGGCGATGCAGGGCGTCGCCGTGCAGCGCGCGGGCGGCCGGCCGATGCTCGGCGGCTTCTTCGCCGCCCTCACCGCCGCCGCGATCGCGGGGGCCCTGCTCGTGTCGGCGTTCGCGCTGACCGCCACGGCCGCAGGGATCGCACTGGCGGTTGCGGGGGTCGTGGCGCTGAGCATCGCCGCCGTCGGCGCGCGCCTGTTCGCTCGCGAGACACCGGTCGCGCCGGAGGGGGCCGGAGGCACGCACGGCCGCCTCCCGCGCGCCGGAATCTGGGCGTTCGGATTCGTGATCCTGGCGGTGTTCGTGGCCGACTCCGCGGTGAGCACGTGGAGCACCGTCTACCTGCACGACGACCTCGACGCCCTCGGCTGGGTGGCACCGCTCGGCTACGCCGCCTACCAGGGCGCCGTCCTGGTCACCCGCCTTGCGACCGACCGACTCGTGCTCACGATCGGACGCGCTCCGCTGGTGGCCACGGCCGCGCTGGTATCGGCTGCCGGCTGCGCGGCGGTCGCCCTGCTCCCCTTCGCCTCCGCCGCCGTGATCGGCTTCGCCCTGGCCGGCGTGGCGACCGGGGTGCTCGTGCCGGTGACCTTCGACGCCGCCGGCGACCTGGATGCCGCGCACAGCGACCAGGTGATCGCCCGCGTCAACCTCTTCAACTACGCCGGGGCGATTCTCGGAGCCGTCGTGCTCGGACTTCTCGCCGACGGACCGGGCCTGGGTGCCGCCTTCCTCCTCCCGGCGGCGGCGCTGCTCGCGGTGCTGCTCGTCGTGCCCCGGTTCCGCCGCCCGCTCGCGTGGGCCGCGAGCGCGGCATCCACCTCTCGCTAGTCTGGCGGGGTGAGCCGCACACCGCACCGCACCACGCGCGTCGAAGCGGACGCGGCCCAGCGCGAGGAGGAGACGCTCCGCGCGCGCTGGGAAGCCACGCAGGAGGCCCTGCGCGAACGCTTCGACGAACCGCTCAGCCGCGCGACCAGGATCACCCAGAGGACCCTGGCGTGGTTCCCCGTGCGGGTGTGGCGGCACTTCCTGCAGCACAACGGATTCCTTCTCGCCGCCGGGGTGAGCTATCAGGCGCTGTTCGCCACCTTCGCCGCGATCTACGTGGCGTTCGCGATCGCGGGGCTCTGGCTCGGGGGCAGCGAGCAGGCGATCCAGGGGCTCATCGACCTGATCAACAGCTACATACCGGGCCTGATCGCCCCCGAGGGCGGGCTGTTCACGCCCGACCAGGTGACCGAGATCGCGACCTCCAGCGCCGGGGTGCTCGGCATCACGGGTGCGATCGCGCTCGGCGCGCTGCTGTGGACCGCGATCGGGTTCGTCACCTTCACCCGGCGCGCGGTGCGCGACATCTTCGGCCTGCCCCCGGATCTGCGCAGCTACGTCTACCTGAAGGCCCGCGACTTCGTCGGCGCGATCGCGTTCGCGCTGGCGCTCGTGCTCGGCTTCGCCGCGACCTCGATCGGCACCTGGGCGCTGCATCTCGTGTTCAGCCTGTTCGGCTGGAGCGATGCGTCGGGGTGGTACGTGGGCGCGACCCGCGTGGGCACGATCCTCATCTCGTTCGCGATCTTCACTGCCGCGCTCGGCGCCCTGATCCGGTTCCTCACCGGCACGAAGCTCCCCTGGCGGCGCATCCTGCCCGGTGCGCTCCTCGGCGGCGCGGCCATCACCGTGCTGCAGCTGTTCACCGGCTGGCTCTTCATCTACACGCCCACCAACGCTCTGCTGGCGACCTTCGCGATCTTCGTCGGTCTGCTGCTGTGGTTCCGCATCATCGGCATCATCATGCTCGTCGCCGCCGCATGGGTCGCCGTGTCGGCCAGCGACGAGGATGTCCCGCTGCTGCCGCAGACCGAGGCCGAGCGGGTCGCCGCCGAGCACGCGGCGCTGCTCGTGGCCGCGCAGGTGCGGCTGCGCACGGCGCAGGAAGCGAGGGAGGAGGCGCCCTGGTACCGCCGGTGGATCGACGACCGGGCCGTGAGCGAGGCCGAGTCCGAGCTCGCCGAGGTCGAGGCCGTCGCTCCCCCCGCGCCGCGCAAGGGATCGTCGCTGTTCGAATGACCCCGCGGCGCGGCGGTGTCCGGGGCGCTCATTAGGCTGGAGGGCGTGTCTCGCCGCGTCCGCATCGCCTCTGTCAACGTCAACGGCATCCGCGCCGCCGTCCGCAAGGGCATGATCGAGTGGCTCGACCAGGCCGACGTCGATGTGATGGCGCTGCAGGAGGTGCGTGCCACGCTCGACGAGCTGCACACGGCCCTGCCCGGCTGGCAGATCGTCAACGACGAGGCGCTCGCCAAGGGGCGGGCCGGCGTCGCGGTGGCCAGCCGCCTGCCGTCGGTGGCGGTGCGCAGGGTTCTCGGCCCCGACGACCTCGACGCCCCCGACCGGGCCGACTGGGCGGGGCGATGGATCGAGGCCGACTTCGACATCGACGGCGAAGCGCTGACGGTGGTGAGCGCCTACGTGCACACCGGAGAGGCCGACACCCCCAAGCAGGACGCGAAGTGGGCCTTCCTCGATGCGATGGAGGCGCGCCTTCCGCAGCTGCAGGCGCGGTCTCCCCTGGCCCTGGTGATGGGCGACCTCAACGTCGGGCATCGCGAGCTCGACATCCGCAACTGGAAGGGCAACGTCAAGAAGTCCGGCTTCCTCCCGCGCGAGCGGGCGTACTTCGACCGCATGCTGGGCGCTTCCGGCGAGACGGTGCAGGCCGTCGACGGCACCACCGGCATCGGCCTCGGCTGGGTCGACGTCGGCCGGCGCTTCCACGGCGATGTCGAGGGACCGTACTCGTGGTGGTCGATGCGCGGCCGCGCGTTCGACAACGACACCGGGTGGCGCATCGACTACCACCTGGCCAGCCCCGCGCTGTCCGAGCGGGTGACCGACTACCGCATCTTCCGCGCGTCGGCCTGGGACACGCGCTTCAGCGATCACGCGCCCGTCGTGGCCGACTACACGATCGGCGCCTGACCGCCTCCGGCGTGAACGGGCCGCCACCCGCACGCCCGCCCGCGACCGCCCCGCGGCCCGAAGAGGCCGTCGCGCGGCGGCGGGCGCGGCATCCATCGCCCTAGAATCGATCGGGTGACCAAACCGCGCCTCTACTCCGGAATGCAGCCCTCGGCCGACTCGCTCCAGGTCGGCAACTACATCGGGGCGCTTCTGCAGTGGCGCGACCTGCAGGAGGCGTACGACGCCTACTTCTCGGTCGTCGATCTGCACGCACTGACCCAGCCCAACGACCCGGCGGAGCTGCGTGAGAAGACGCGCCGCACCGCCGCGCAGTACATCGCCGCCGGCATCGAACCGGCGAAGTCGACGCTGTACGTG
This region includes:
- a CDS encoding BMP family lipoprotein translates to MTISRTKKLVGVTAAAGLLLALAGCGSAPEATPSESAGAEPIEGFTPCLVSDDGGFNDKSFNQSALEGMERAAEELGVEPIEVESSSANDYAPNLENLIAEGCTFIVSVGFKLSADTIASATANPDIDYAIIDDLADADGDGAPDAPNIKPLQFDTVQAAYLGGYAAAAWSAETGVNKVGTFGGIPIPPVTIFMDGFVEGVEKYNEDKGASVETLGWDVDAQDGSMTGGFAANDTAKQTAQGILDQGVDVILPVGGPIYQSARDAIADSGASTLMLGVDSDLAEVDTSVADILLVSIMKRIDSAVFDATMQAATGDFDVTPYVGTLENEGVGLSSFHDFESQLPEGLLDELAALQEQIISGELEVTSPASP
- a CDS encoding mannose-1-phosphate guanylyltransferase; translation: MPEPIEDFYAVIPAGGIGSRLWPLSRADAPKFLHDLTGSGQTLLRDTWDRLEPLAGPDRIAVVTGRAHRAAVERELPGIPDPNVFLESEPRDSTAAIGLAAAILARREPGVIIGSFAADHVIRVPHLFDWAVRQAIAVAREGYICTIGIPPTEPSVGFGYIKKAGELIVDGAPEAATVERFVEKPDLETAKEYFADRSYLWNAGMFISRADVLLAEIAQQEPELHAGLLELAEAWDDRDARGPVVDRVWPTLKKIAIDYSVAEPAAEKGRLAVIPGHFDWDDVGDFASLAKLNSHGRKNDLAILGENARILSDAASGIVVSQTQRVISLVGVRDIVVVDTPDALLVTTSEHAQRVKGVVDALKLTGRGDVL
- the sdhC gene encoding succinate dehydrogenase, cytochrome b556 subunit, with protein sequence MSAPARVTPSVSETTSRTPRGTLYRGNEGMWSWVLHRITGIAIFFFLLVHVLDTALIRVSPEAYDAVIGTYKNPIMGIGEVALVGAIAYHAYNGLRIILVDFWSWATRHQRQLWWGVLGLWVVTMLGFTPRHLINVFSQIGGGH
- a CDS encoding succinate dehydrogenase hydrophobic membrane anchor subunit — protein: MSQAIADPRAPQRTVRRSGPNLEKWGWIYMRASGVLLIVLIFGHLFVNLMVGEGIHGIDFAFVAGKLASPFWQWWDVLMLWLALIHGANGMRTIVNDYVTHEGTRKVLVWALWLSAGFLILLGTLVVFTFDPCIPNLSDGSILTEICSAA
- the sdhA gene encoding succinate dehydrogenase flavoprotein subunit — its product is MSTQTADSYVKDGVHYHQFDIVIVGAGGAGMRAAIEAGPGAKTAVISKLYPTRSHTGAAQGGMAAALANVEEDSWEWHTFDTVKGGDYLVDQDAAEILAKEAIDAVIDLENMGLPFNRTPEGKIDQRRFGGHTADHGKTPVRRACYAADRTGHMILQTLFQNCVKLGINFFNEFYVLDLITVKKDDGTTEIAGVVAYELATGELHVFHSKAVIFATGGFGKIFKTTSNAHTLTGDGVGIIWRKGLPLEDMEFFQFHPTGLAGLGILLTEGARGEGAILRNVSGERFMERYAPTIKDLAPRDIVSRCMVQEVAEGRGAGPHRDYVLLDCTHLGAEVLETKLPDITEFARTYLGVDPVVEPVPVMPTAHYAMGGIPTNNDAQVLSDNTTVVPGLYAAGECACVSVHGSNRLGTNSLLDINVFGKRAGRNAVQYVQTADFVPLPEDPAAEVRGLIEGLRANQGTERIAVLRKKLQDEMDRKAQVFRTEESLGEVLEVIEELRERYKNIHVDDKGKRFNTDLLEAVELGFLLDIAEVVVVTARNRKESRGGHMRDDFPKRDDENYMQHTMAYLSGDAGSANADDHIRLDWKPVVVTRYQPMERKY
- a CDS encoding succinate dehydrogenase iron-sulfur subunit, with protein sequence MSTTLVETDAPVETETAADTGIQSFLVTFIIRRFDPEVDEEPRWVDYDVELFSTDRVLDALHKIKWEVDGSLTFRRSCAHGICGSDAMRINGRNRLACKTLIKDLDISQPIYVEAIKGLPLEKDLVVDMEPFFASYREVQPFLIANSKPEPGKERVQSIVDREVFDDTTKCILCAACTSSCPVFWTDGQYFGPAAIVNAHRFIFDSRDDAGDVRLDILNDKEGVWRCRTTFNCTEACPRGIEVTKAIAEVKQAVLSGRS
- a CDS encoding MFS transporter — translated: MTQARRDDALTAHPPRSRTRAAVTAAYAAQGLGYAVIVTSLPALKARQDVDDTVVSLIVLGVALAAAGGSLVANALAVRFSSRVGLVTGLALQGAALPLIAVPLPFPLFAAAFALFGVGLGCVDAAVAMQGVAVQRAGGRPMLGGFFAALTAAAIAGALLVSAFALTATAAGIALAVAGVVALSIAAVGARLFARETPVAPEGAGGTHGRLPRAGIWAFGFVILAVFVADSAVSTWSTVYLHDDLDALGWVAPLGYAAYQGAVLVTRLATDRLVLTIGRAPLVATAALVSAAGCAAVALLPFASAAVIGFALAGVATGVLVPVTFDAAGDLDAAHSDQVIARVNLFNYAGAILGAVVLGLLADGPGLGAAFLLPAAALLAVLLVVPRFRRPLAWAASAASTSR
- a CDS encoding YihY/virulence factor BrkB family protein, which produces MSRTPHRTTRVEADAAQREEETLRARWEATQEALRERFDEPLSRATRITQRTLAWFPVRVWRHFLQHNGFLLAAGVSYQALFATFAAIYVAFAIAGLWLGGSEQAIQGLIDLINSYIPGLIAPEGGLFTPDQVTEIATSSAGVLGITGAIALGALLWTAIGFVTFTRRAVRDIFGLPPDLRSYVYLKARDFVGAIAFALALVLGFAATSIGTWALHLVFSLFGWSDASGWYVGATRVGTILISFAIFTAALGALIRFLTGTKLPWRRILPGALLGGAAITVLQLFTGWLFIYTPTNALLATFAIFVGLLLWFRIIGIIMLVAAAWVAVSASDEDVPLLPQTEAERVAAEHAALLVAAQVRLRTAQEAREEAPWYRRWIDDRAVSEAESELAEVEAVAPPAPRKGSSLFE
- a CDS encoding exodeoxyribonuclease III, which gives rise to MSRRVRIASVNVNGIRAAVRKGMIEWLDQADVDVMALQEVRATLDELHTALPGWQIVNDEALAKGRAGVAVASRLPSVAVRRVLGPDDLDAPDRADWAGRWIEADFDIDGEALTVVSAYVHTGEADTPKQDAKWAFLDAMEARLPQLQARSPLALVMGDLNVGHRELDIRNWKGNVKKSGFLPRERAYFDRMLGASGETVQAVDGTTGIGLGWVDVGRRFHGDVEGPYSWWSMRGRAFDNDTGWRIDYHLASPALSERVTDYRIFRASAWDTRFSDHAPVVADYTIGA